The window CCATATACTATCTGCAGAGATATTATAACAAGATTGACATTAAACTGGAAGTTTATTTTGGGTTATCACAGTTTTTAACAAGTCAAAATTAGTCTGTTGTCTTGAGTAAGCTAATCGAAGTATCCAAGCTAATTAGCCCACCCAAAAAATTCTCAAGTACCCGACTATCTGGAGAGTCACCAGGTATTTGTTCCCAGAAAGAATAGTCAGTCAGCCATACTGTCTGCAATCTATTCTCAAGGTCAAGAACAACCTCGGGATTAAGTCCTTGGTTATCAAGTAGGTATAACAGGTTTAATACTTGGTTGAGAGATTCAAAACGTTGATCTAAGCCAACACTAACTAACTGTCTTTGATGGTAATAGATTTTTGCGATGCCTATCTGAAGTACCAACTCAAACTTGTCAGCTTTCAGTACCTTGATCAAATCATAGACCTCTTGCAGTTGATGACTAGTGATTGGCTTGGTAATTTCAAGATCTAGTGTTACTTTTTGGTTAATATCCAATTCATAGGTAAGCCCTAGGAAATTTCTCGGCCAATTTTGGGTTTGAATCTGGATTGTTTGAGGATTGATCTCTTCTAGGTAATTGGTGTCTGACAATTGGTAAGTATTTTTTAGCTTAAGTTTTGGACATATCAAGGATATTAGTTGATCGATCTGATAATTGGCTACTTGATTGACCTCAAACTTGGGTGCAGACTCTATAGCTAGCGGCTGGTCTGAGCAGTATTTAGTATAAGAATTATCTATTTGATACTGGTCGGTTCGTTTTTCAATCCTTAGCTTATTACTAATATGGTGGTATGTTACGATTACTATAATTGCTCCTATGGCAAAACAAATTGCAATCAAGCTGGGCAAGAGTATATCAAATTTTGGCCTAGGTATCCCCATTTAGATTCCCTTTCTTTCCCACTTTTGCCAACGCAGTTTGCGCTTTCTGATACTCAGGTAGACACTCTGCATTAAGGCTAGGTATTCAACCCAGACCAAGATATAGATTAGCGGCCATAGATAAATCCAAGATAAGCCAAACTTTAGTTTACGTTCTGACACCTCAAATATTGCTAAGATAATGAATCCTACTGCAAAGAAACTAATACTTAGTGCTAATCCCAGTGGGTTACGTTTGATTACATTGTCGATAAAGAAGTAGCTCAGAGAGATAGGTTCGATCAGTAGTTGAAGCTCAAGCAAGATAGAGCTTGGTAGTAGACCCCAGGTCAAGAGCTTGTTGTGTTGTGGCTTTCTCGAGAAGAACATTTCACGGTATTTGTCAAAAGTTTCAAATCGACCCTTTTTCCAACGGATCCTTTGTTTGACTAGTCCATAGATACTACTTGCTCCTTCGGTGTAACAAACTACATCACTAGCATACTTACTCTTTAGGCCATGAAATTGTGTTCGAAGTGACATCTCTATGTCTTCCGTAAGATTTGCAGTGTCAAACTCTCCAAATTGATCAAAGGTCAATGATTTGCGAAAGGCTGCACAGGCACCACCAAAAATGTACTCAATACCAAGTAGAGAATTTGCCTTCTTGGCATAAAAGCCAAAGCTATACTCAAAGTATTGGAGGTAACCAATCAGGCTTTGATAATTTGCAATCTCTACTCGCCCTACCAAACCAGCTAGACTAGGATCCAAGAAGTGATTAGAAAGATTATGCAATGCCTGTTTGTCCAGAATTGAGTCAGCATCCATAGTCATGATTACTTCAGAATTAGCCAGTTTGAGTCCCTGATTGAGGGCATGGCCTTTGCCAGCATTGGCTTGATAATGATAGATGATATTTTTGCCTTTATGTTTTTTTAAGAAGGCTTTGATGAGTTTGTCAGAGTTGTCAGTTGATCCGTCATTGATAATAATTATTTCTAGATTTGGATAATTATTATCCAGGACAGATTGAATTGTTTTGGTAATTCCTACTGCTTCATTCCAGGCTGGGATGATCACACTGACTGAGATAGGTTTAATTCTTTGTTTATCATAATTTTTTATTCTAAGACTCTCTTTGATATCATATATCGGTGCAATCAGCATAACAAAAAGGTAGCGAACTAGGAGACTTGCTGTACCAATGATTACAACCAGTCTTAAGGCTTGGTAGAGAAAATCAACTATCAAGGCTCTTTCCTGGTTTGAATTGATAGATCTTAATAGGTTGAGTAGCCAAGATAATAGATAGATTAGAGCTTTCGGGTTGTTTTGATAGCTGATCTACTGAATCTATACTGTCCAATATATAGACTCGTCTATTGTTATTTTCTGAAGCAGTGTCTTCAATTATAAGAGGTGAGGACAATTTCAATCTTTCAATCGAATCAATAGAGCCTTGGTCTGCTAGAGTTACCAATAGGCTATCTGAGTCTCGCCAATACAGATTTTGGCCATAATCTATGTATATTTTATCTAGGGTTATTGGATAATTGACCTTCTCTACAGATAAGCCAATTGGGCTAATGAGATAGATATTTGGTCTACTTGTATCAAAATTTTGATTGTGGCTTAAATCTTGGTTGATTATCTTAACCCCTTGCACAAGAGGAAAGTCTATCGCCAGACTTTTTTCAATACTTGAACCAAAGATTATTAGAGTTACAAGGGAGATTAGGCAGTAAAAACTCAATCTAATGACTTGTCTTAGTCCAATACGGTAGGGTATTTTTGATTTGATTGGGTTAGTATGTTGGGCTTGATCTGGTTTTGAATTATTGAGCCTAGTAATCAATTTGGCAACAATATTTAATACTAAACCAGAAACAATGAAGAAAGCCAAAATATCTAGTAGGA of the Candidatus Saccharibacteria bacterium genome contains:
- a CDS encoding glycosyltransferase family 2 protein, producing the protein MIVDFLYQALRLVVIIGTASLLVRYLFVMLIAPIYDIKESLRIKNYDKQRIKPISVSVIIPAWNEAVGITKTIQSVLDNNYPNLEIIIINDGSTDNSDKLIKAFLKKHKGKNIIYHYQANAGKGHALNQGLKLANSEVIMTMDADSILDKQALHNLSNHFLDPSLAGLVGRVEIANYQSLIGYLQYFEYSFGFYAKKANSLLGIEYIFGGACAAFRKSLTFDQFGEFDTANLTEDIEMSLRTQFHGLKSKYASDVVCYTEGASSIYGLVKQRIRWKKGRFETFDKYREMFFSRKPQHNKLLTWGLLPSSILLELQLLIEPISLSYFFIDNVIKRNPLGLALSISFFAVGFIILAIFEVSERKLKFGLSWIYLWPLIYILVWVEYLALMQSVYLSIRKRKLRWQKWERKGI